DNA sequence from the Kwoniella dendrophila CBS 6074 chromosome 11, complete sequence genome:
TACATTTGACGACATTATAGTAGTACACTGATCACTCTTTGACAGGGGCCTTATCAACAGAAAGCACACTTCGAAATTACTTGAACGACACAAACAATGGCAACACCTTCATGGGATAACGCTCGACGTCATGCTCGAGCATTAGAAACAGCATTAGATAGTAAATTATCAACTTATTCAAAATTAGCAGCAACTATAGCTAGAGGTGGAGGGTCAAGTAAAGATCAATCGAGTttagaacaagaagatggggatggtataggtggataTAAATTGGTTGAAGaggaaatagaagaattattaggaAAGGTTAGTCTGAGTTAATGTTCTTGatgttcaaattcattttatcCTGAAAATAGTCGACCatgatgataatctaaattgattttgatttttgccTCTCCTTATTGGGCCCTTATAGCTAGAACAAGCAATAGACGATCTATCAACATTAATAAATTCACCATcacaaccaccttcagcatctatGCAACATGCTGCACAACGTCATAgagataatttagatgattatAGAAGGGATTTCATAAGGACGAGGGTGAGTTTAAGTCTTTCTGACAATCTATGGAGAAACAGCTCTGCTTGGGATGCTAGCTTAAAGATGATTTTTATATAAACAGGGGAATGTTGAACAAACGATAAGAAGATCAAACTTACTTGGATCAGTGAGAAAGGATATAAAGTgagctttagctttacccattatcattatctttaacCCTTATAGTAGGCTTTAAAAATTATATAACCTGACATCCTGTCTCTATACAATTTTAGTGATTATAAAAAAGCAACAGATTCACAAACAGATGCATTACTTCAAGATAGAAGTAGAATAGATTCAAGTCATaggatgattgatgatactTTGAAGTGAGTCAATCTAACTATGTCTATCTTTGTAACAAAATCTTgttcattttgatttgactgaTTTGGTATTATCATGTTATAATTACAATCTTATAGTCAAGCATATGCGACAAGAGAAGATTTCGCACAACAACGTGGTctattatcttcaattgattcacGTATGGGTGGTGTTTTATCACAGATGCCAGGTATAAATTCTTTAATTACCGCAATacgaacaagaagaaggagagaTACTTTGATTTTAGGTTGTGTAGTAGGGTTTTGTGTAATACTATTGTTAGGTTACACATTTGGCTTCTAAACCATATATCTGTCGAGAGCGAGATTTTATGATTGTATACGACATTAATTCAATATATCTGTCGCACATGAAGTGCATGATGCAACtatgataatataatatacaaGTGTAGCTTCTTCCGTCGTCCATACATCATCCCTGATTATCCCAGTCAAGTGATTCCGCACGCACGCAATAGTCTTAATAGTCATCTCCTCTCGAAACAACTTCTTTACATGTGGGTCTCAAGAGAATGGTATGTTCCTATAATCGTTGAATGTCAGCTAAGTAAAATGGTATAAATTATGAAGACTAGCTTACAAATTGAGCGGTCATGGCTCCTTGTTGAGGATCAACTAAAGGTGGGTAATCCATGACGATATTCTCCTTCACCAAAGTGTTAAGCTAGAAAACCAGGATTGAGTTATATCAGCCTCAAGAAACCTTTAGAGGGCGAAAAAAAGCTCACAGCAAGTAGGTAGTTTTTCTCTCCAACATGTTCTAAATATCGTCTACAAAAAGGTAATGAACCGAAATTCCTCTTCATAGAAGCCAACAATGTTTTAGCAGATTGATGACTAGGATAATGCAAGATATTTTAGCCAATGTCTGCTCGGTACGTTACAACCCAGTTTGTAATGTAGAAATACAACTTACTGTCCAGTATATTTATCAGGAGCATGTTGACTTAAAGCATAATGTGAACAAGCACCTTCTTCTATAActctacctctacctgtTGAACCAAACGTTTCAATAGCGaaatattcaccttcttccattttAGTTTCATCTCTATCTTTACCATGTTGTTTAACAATAGGTACAGATTTTCCAGGtttatcacctacaccaccatGTATACTATATGGTGCGATTGAATGTCCattcaaatttgatattgatttaaCTGGATACATTTTTCCAttaacttcaacttcatatgATTCCATTACTTCTTGAATTGATTCTCCGACATCACATAATCTTACGTCTATACCAGCTTCCTAATTACGAAAATGAACTTCAGCTAAACTCATGCTATTAACGTTCAGCTGACTCACACTTATACCAGTATTAGTAGCATCTTTAACAGCTTCTAACAATTTATCCCAAGCAGGATCACCAAAATTCATTGTAAATGCTGAATCTACTATTCGACCATTTACATGTACACCGAAATCTACTTTCATTACATCTCCATTTTGTAGAACTACGAAAAGTGAATTTGGATGTTAGCTTTGACTCCCTGTTTCAAAAGAGGACTATCCAGCTAACCTTTATTATCtcctggattaggtgtataATGAGCAGCAACTTCATTTACACTTAAACCAGTTGGGAAACCAATACCAGATTCaaaaccattttcttcaactaaagatcttgtaccattttcaatcatttcaGCAATTTCAGTCATTTTCATTCCGGgtttgatattcttttgtGCATAAGATCTAACTTGTCTATGAACTTCTCCTGCTTTACGTATATTCGAATATCTTGTTGATGGATCATCTTGtgctaatctttct
Encoded proteins:
- a CDS encoding methionine aminopeptidase, type II; this translates as MAPVAVPTLEDLSITEKEKKPEVVENEDEDGDEEDDVEGDEAPGSGDAKKKKKKKKSKKKKSGTVTQSDPPRVGLSKIFKNGIYPPGQEVEYKNDTTSRITSEEMREKERLAQDDPSTRYSNIRKAGEVHRQVRSYAQKNIKPGMKMTEIAEMIENGTRSLVEENGFESGIGFPTGLSVNEVAAHYTPNPGDNKVLQNGDVMKVDFGVHVNGRIVDSAFTMNFGDPAWDKLLEAVKDATNTGISEAGIDVRLCDVGESIQEVMESYEVEVNGKMYPVKSISNLNGHSIAPYSIHGGVGDKPGKSVPIVKQHGKDRDETKMEEGEYFAIETFGSTGRGRVIEEGACSHYALSQHAPDKYTGHHQSAKTLLASMKRNFGSLPFCRRYLEHVGEKNYLLALNTLVKENIVMDYPPLVDPQQGAMTAQFEHTILLRPTCKEVVSRGDDY